In a genomic window of Cetobacterium sp. NK01:
- a CDS encoding JAB domain-containing protein: MKKILRFLKCKDIDEVVTKIKSYEISEELEQFKELMTTISKGNIGKKDLATVKGKTELLNYLRSDIGFKNTEEFKVIYLSSSNRLIGEETLFRGTIDRSVVYPRLIVERALKYPTKGIIFAHNHPSGDLKPSRKDIELTHELKDLLEILDIKLLDHIIISDEDYFSFYDNGLIEH, translated from the coding sequence ATGAAGAAAATATTGAGATTTCTAAAGTGTAAAGACATAGATGAAGTAGTAACTAAAATAAAGAGTTATGAGATAAGTGAAGAGCTAGAACAGTTTAAGGAACTTATGACTACAATAAGCAAAGGAAACATCGGAAAGAAAGACCTTGCAACAGTAAAGGGCAAAACTGAACTTCTTAATTATCTAAGAAGTGATATAGGATTCAAAAATACAGAGGAGTTTAAGGTTATATACTTAAGCTCCTCTAATCGTTTAATTGGGGAAGAAACACTATTTAGAGGAACTATAGACAGAAGTGTAGTCTATCCTCGACTGATTGTAGAGAGAGCCTTAAAATACCCAACTAAGGGCATTATATTCGCTCATAATCATCCTAGTGGAGATTTGAAGCCAAGTAGAAAAGACATTGAACTAACACATGAGCTAAAAGACCTGTTAGAAATATTAGACATTAAATTACTGGATCACATCATTATAAGTGATGAGGATTATTTTAGCTTTTATGATAATGGGCTTATTGAACATTAA